The following are encoded in a window of Clostridia bacterium genomic DNA:
- the iorA gene encoding indolepyruvate ferredoxin oxidoreductase subunit alpha: protein MSKKLLMGNEAIALGAIKAGVNVVSGYPGTPSTEVLETIAENNPGDIYVEWSVNEKVAMEIAAGASYAGARALVTMKQVGLNVASDPLMSLAYIGVKGGLVVLVADDPGPFSSQTEQDTRHFARFSNLPVFDPSSPEEAYEMIQSAFELSEQTQLPVFLRPTTRICHSCSTIDITNTAVCHKIEGFEKDPRWVIFPSLSYKKHIHIESLQEKLSEIFSSSKYNGITGFGKIGIAASGIAYSYAVEALSMLKLDIKVLKVGTPYPLPTQLAKEFIDGLDKVLVLEELDPVIEEELLLLSAGNNGKPEISGKKSKDLPFAGEYSLELVKSAIMKFSGLESGETAEASLQVPQLPVRPPVLCAGCPHRGAFYSVKMAMKKKKAVFTGDIGCYTLGNAKPLEMVDTCLCMGAGITIAQGLHRSEPDADHIAFIGDSTFFHTGIPGIINAVYNNTDITVVILDNSTTAMTGHQPHPGIGKTMMGTESGKIDIFALVSACGVKYVSKVNPFELQDAVEAVREAVNFKGPSVVIFEAPCISLFKPSKKLHINEKCTSCKKCIKEIGCPAMSFMEGKVSIEPSLCYGCTLCSQICPFDAVGGADK, encoded by the coding sequence ATGTCAAAGAAACTGCTGATGGGTAATGAAGCTATTGCCTTGGGTGCCATAAAAGCAGGTGTAAATGTTGTGTCAGGTTACCCTGGAACACCATCTACCGAGGTACTTGAAACAATAGCCGAAAATAATCCCGGGGATATATATGTAGAATGGTCCGTAAATGAAAAAGTAGCAATGGAAATAGCTGCAGGAGCATCATATGCAGGAGCGAGAGCACTTGTAACCATGAAACAGGTAGGGCTGAATGTAGCGTCCGATCCATTGATGAGCCTTGCATATATTGGTGTAAAGGGTGGACTGGTAGTGCTTGTCGCAGATGATCCGGGACCGTTTTCTTCCCAGACAGAACAGGATACAAGACATTTTGCGCGTTTTTCCAATCTGCCGGTTTTTGATCCCTCTTCACCAGAAGAGGCTTATGAAATGATACAGTCTGCTTTCGAGCTTTCCGAGCAGACTCAGCTTCCTGTATTCTTGAGGCCTACAACAAGAATTTGCCATTCATGCAGTACAATTGATATTACTAATACTGCCGTCTGCCACAAAATAGAGGGTTTTGAAAAAGATCCCCGCTGGGTGATTTTCCCCAGCCTTTCCTACAAAAAGCATATTCATATAGAAAGTCTGCAAGAAAAATTAAGCGAGATTTTCTCATCAAGTAAATATAACGGAATAACAGGTTTCGGAAAAATCGGCATTGCAGCATCAGGTATTGCATACTCATATGCAGTTGAGGCATTATCTATGCTGAAACTGGATATAAAGGTGCTAAAAGTCGGTACGCCTTATCCGCTTCCCACACAGCTGGCAAAAGAATTTATAGATGGCCTGGATAAGGTATTGGTGCTGGAAGAGCTCGATCCTGTGATTGAAGAAGAACTTTTGCTTCTTAGTGCCGGAAATAACGGTAAACCAGAAATATCAGGAAAGAAATCCAAAGACCTGCCTTTTGCGGGTGAGTATAGTCTTGAGTTGGTTAAGTCAGCAATCATGAAATTTTCTGGATTAGAGTCAGGAGAAACAGCAGAAGCTTCTTTACAGGTTCCTCAGCTACCTGTAAGACCTCCCGTTCTTTGTGCTGGCTGTCCTCATAGAGGTGCTTTTTATTCTGTAAAGATGGCTATGAAGAAAAAAAAAGCAGTATTCACCGGAGATATCGGCTGCTATACCTTGGGTAATGCCAAACCCCTGGAAATGGTGGATACCTGTTTGTGCATGGGTGCTGGAATTACTATAGCTCAGGGACTGCACCGTTCAGAGCCTGATGCAGACCATATCGCTTTTATAGGCGATTCCACTTTCTTCCACACAGGAATACCAGGAATAATCAATGCGGTATATAACAATACGGATATTACTGTTGTTATTCTTGACAACAGTACGACAGCAATGACAGGTCATCAACCGCACCCTGGAATCGGCAAAACAATGATGGGTACAGAGTCCGGAAAAATAGACATCTTCGCGCTTGTATCTGCATGCGGGGTAAAATATGTATCGAAGGTAAATCCGTTTGAATTGCAGGATGCGGTAGAAGCTGTCCGTGAAGCTGTTAATTTTAAAGGACCTTCAGTAGTGATATTTGAAGCTCCTTGCATTTCTTTATTTAAGCCTTCAAAGAAATTGCATATAAATGAAAAATGCACCTCATGCAAAAAATGTATAAAAGAGATCGGTTGCCCGGCCATGTCTTTTATGGAAGGCAAGGTTTCCATCGAACCTTCCTTGTGCTACGGATGTACCTTATGTTCACAAATTTGTCCATTTGATGCTGTAGGGGGTGCTGATAAATGA
- the trpE gene encoding anthranilate synthase component I encodes MFYPTLDEVKVLAENHNLIPVTMEVYADMETPISLFKRFEDCSYCFLLESVEGGEKWARFSFIGRNPFITLKCINNSVIIEDSNGHVTENSGNPIEVLRDLMGKYKAADLTGTPRFNGGAVGFFGYDLIRYYENLPNTACDELKLPDCHFMFTDEVLVFDHLKQKIHIVVNLHVNGNIERAYNSTVEKIKGIYREILSTRWKIADNFKPDFGRAKSKFVYTSNIDKETYCSNVRRAKQYIKDGDIFQVVLSQRLCVETKQDPFNVYRVLRVINPSPYMYYLKFKDYRVVGSSPEMLCRVEDGLVETCPIAGTRKRGKTLQEDEALERDLLSDEKELAEHTMLVDLARNDVGKVSKYGTVEVKNLMHIEKYSHVMHIVTNVQGVISDNKTAFDALMSILPAGTLSGAPKVRAMEIIDELETVKRGTYGGAIGYLSFNGNLDSCITIRTMVFKDSKAYVQAGAGIVADSDPEKEYEESINKATALLKALEEVGEIR; translated from the coding sequence GTGTTTTATCCTACTCTTGATGAAGTAAAGGTTTTAGCAGAGAACCACAATTTAATACCGGTTACCATGGAAGTTTATGCCGATATGGAGACTCCCATCAGTCTGTTTAAAAGATTTGAAGACTGTAGCTATTGCTTCCTGCTTGAAAGTGTGGAAGGAGGAGAAAAATGGGCAAGATTTTCTTTTATTGGCAGAAATCCTTTCATAACTCTGAAATGCATTAACAATTCAGTGATTATCGAGGATAGCAATGGTCATGTTACGGAAAATAGCGGTAACCCTATAGAAGTATTAAGAGACTTGATGGGGAAATACAAGGCTGCGGACTTGACAGGTACACCCAGGTTTAATGGTGGGGCTGTAGGTTTTTTTGGTTATGACCTTATCAGGTATTATGAGAACCTGCCCAATACGGCATGTGATGAATTGAAACTTCCCGACTGCCATTTCATGTTTACAGACGAAGTGCTGGTTTTTGACCATCTGAAGCAGAAGATACACATTGTTGTCAATCTCCATGTTAACGGAAATATAGAAAGGGCTTACAACAGCACTGTAGAAAAAATCAAGGGAATATATAGGGAAATTCTTTCAACAAGATGGAAAATAGCCGATAATTTTAAACCTGATTTCGGAAGGGCTAAAAGTAAATTCGTATATACCAGCAATATTGATAAGGAAACATACTGCAGCAATGTTAGAAGGGCAAAGCAGTATATTAAGGACGGAGATATATTTCAGGTTGTTTTGTCGCAAAGGTTGTGCGTAGAAACCAAACAGGATCCCTTTAACGTATATAGGGTGCTGAGAGTAATAAATCCTTCGCCGTATATGTATTATCTGAAATTCAAGGATTACAGGGTAGTGGGCTCTTCACCGGAAATGCTTTGCCGTGTGGAAGACGGCTTGGTTGAGACATGTCCTATTGCGGGTACTAGGAAGAGAGGAAAGACCTTGCAGGAAGATGAAGCCCTGGAAAGGGATCTGCTGAGTGATGAAAAAGAACTGGCAGAACATACTATGCTCGTAGATCTGGCCAGGAATGATGTAGGTAAGGTATCAAAGTACGGTACTGTAGAAGTGAAAAATCTGATGCATATAGAGAAATACTCCCATGTAATGCACATTGTCACAAACGTTCAGGGTGTAATCAGCGACAATAAAACAGCTTTTGATGCACTTATGTCAATACTGCCTGCAGGTACATTATCAGGAGCGCCAAAGGTCAGGGCTATGGAGATAATTGATGAGCTAGAAACTGTTAAGAGGGGAACGTATGGAGGCGCAATAGGATACTTGAGTTTCAACGGCAATCTTGACAGCTGTATTACTATAAGAACCATGGTATTCAAAGACAGTAAGGCTTATGTACAGGCCGGAGCAGGAATAGTAGCAGATTCTGACCCAGAAAAGGAATATGAAGAATCAATAAACAAGGCTACAGCATTGCTTAAGGCACTTGAGGAAGTAGGTGAAATAAGATGA
- a CDS encoding aminodeoxychorismate/anthranilate synthase component II, which translates to MMESRGKILIIDNYDSFTYNLYQYIGEINPDIEVFRNDKISIDEIEEKNPDYIIISPGPGFPKDAGISIDLIRRLGPQIPILGVCLGHQAIGEAFGGKVIHARELMHGKASEVIVEQDCRLFSGLENRITVGRYHSLIVSGDALPESLVVTAKTINGEIMGLKHAEYSVYGIQFHPESILTPKGKHILRNFLSIKKAEEI; encoded by the coding sequence ATGATGGAAAGTAGAGGAAAAATACTTATTATAGATAACTATGACTCATTTACTTATAACTTATATCAGTATATTGGTGAAATAAATCCGGATATTGAGGTTTTCAGAAATGACAAAATATCTATTGATGAAATAGAAGAAAAAAATCCGGACTATATAATAATATCTCCCGGACCAGGATTTCCTAAAGATGCAGGAATATCAATAGATTTAATCAGAAGGCTTGGACCCCAAATTCCCATATTAGGGGTATGCCTGGGTCATCAGGCTATAGGTGAGGCTTTTGGCGGCAAGGTGATACATGCACGGGAACTGATGCATGGAAAGGCTTCTGAGGTGATAGTAGAGCAGGATTGCAGGTTGTTTTCAGGACTGGAGAACAGGATTACAGTCGGAAGATATCATTCTCTTATAGTAAGTGGCGACGCTCTTCCGGAAAGTCTGGTGGTAACAGCAAAAACTATAAATGGGGAAATCATGGGGCTGAAACATGCTGAATACTCTGTGTATGGCATACAATTTCACCCTGAATCCATACTGACTCCAAAAGGTAAACATATCTTGAGAAACTTCCTGAGTATAAAAAAGGCGGAGGAAATATGA
- a CDS encoding chorismate mutase: MKTADECLNIEEIRSEIDRIDMRIISEISSRYKYVKAAARYKKDEESVKATDRVKKMMEARRQWALEEGLDPDVIEKLFTCLVNYFIGEELKQIR, encoded by the coding sequence ATGAAGACGGCTGATGAGTGTTTGAATATAGAAGAAATTCGTAGTGAAATTGATAGAATTGACATGAGAATAATATCAGAAATCAGCAGCAGGTATAAGTATGTAAAGGCAGCTGCCAGGTACAAAAAAGATGAGGAAAGCGTAAAGGCGACTGACAGGGTAAAGAAGATGATGGAGGCAAGAAGGCAGTGGGCTTTGGAGGAAGGTCTTGACCCAGATGTGATAGAGAAGCTGTTTACTTGCCTGGTCAATTATTTTATAGGTGAGGAGCTAAAACAAATCAGATAG
- the trpD gene encoding anthranilate phosphoribosyltransferase, whose amino-acid sequence MIKSAIRKLAEGQDLTETEIMEAMNCIMEGEATQAQIGSFITALRIKGESIEEITGCARVMREKADRIQPDVPYYIDTCGTGGDGANTFNISTASAFVAAAGGVVVAKHGNRSISSKCGCADVLEAFGINISLTPEQVKCCIEKVGIGFMFAPAFHKSMKHAAGPRRELGIRTIFNILGPLTNPANANGQVLGVFDGRLTEPVANVLLNLGVEKAMIIHGNDGLDEITVADETMVSEVKDGKVTSYRISPEEYGIRRAAADELKGGDAQHNAKIITDIFSGEKGARRDIVLLNASAALYIGKLAGSIKDGIELAADIIDSGKAIKKINELREYTQSFVQGEKVG is encoded by the coding sequence ATGATAAAAAGTGCAATCCGGAAGCTTGCAGAAGGTCAGGACCTGACTGAAACTGAAATTATGGAGGCTATGAACTGTATCATGGAGGGCGAGGCAACTCAGGCACAAATAGGCAGTTTCATTACTGCTCTGAGGATAAAAGGCGAGTCTATAGAGGAAATAACGGGATGTGCAAGGGTAATGAGAGAAAAAGCAGACAGGATTCAGCCTGATGTTCCTTATTATATTGATACATGTGGTACAGGCGGCGATGGTGCAAATACATTTAACATATCTACCGCTTCTGCATTTGTTGCAGCTGCGGGAGGGGTAGTAGTCGCAAAGCATGGAAACCGGTCAATTTCGAGTAAATGCGGGTGCGCTGATGTACTTGAGGCTTTTGGAATAAATATTTCACTGACTCCTGAACAGGTTAAGTGCTGTATAGAAAAAGTGGGTATAGGCTTCATGTTTGCACCTGCATTCCATAAGTCTATGAAGCATGCTGCAGGGCCTAGGCGTGAGCTTGGAATAAGGACGATATTCAATATCCTCGGGCCATTAACAAACCCTGCAAATGCCAACGGGCAGGTACTGGGGGTATTTGACGGCAGGCTTACAGAACCTGTGGCAAATGTCCTGCTGAATCTGGGTGTGGAAAAAGCAATGATAATACACGGGAACGATGGGCTGGATGAAATAACCGTTGCTGACGAGACCATGGTTTCGGAGGTAAAAGACGGAAAAGTAACAAGCTATAGGATAAGTCCTGAAGAGTATGGTATAAGAAGAGCAGCAGCAGACGAACTTAAGGGTGGGGATGCACAGCATAATGCAAAAATCATCACTGATATTTTTAGCGGAGAAAAAGGAGCAAGGCGTGATATAGTGCTGCTTAATGCTTCCGCTGCTCTATATATAGGAAAATTGGCCGGTAGCATAAAGGACGGAATCGAATTAGCCGCAGATATTATTGATTCCGGAAAGGCGATAAAAAAGATAAATGAGTTGAGAGAATACACGCAAAGTTTCGTACAAGGTGAAAAGGTTGGTTGA
- the trpC gene encoding indole-3-glycerol phosphate synthase TrpC, with protein sequence MILDRIVEQKKLQLNEEMKHLSIEGWKQRVKRSGLHAAQDFYKAIKRKGEISIIAEVKKASPSKGVIKEDFDPIKIAKEYSNSNVQAISVLTEKNFFMGSDDYLVKIRQNIPVPVLRKDFIIDLWQVYQSRCLGADAILLIVSILSDEELKKFQLVAGILGMQCLVEVHDREELDRALEAGAKIIGINNRDLKTFNVDLKTTEKLMNFIPHDRAVVSESGIKTPEDMRYLKELGVDAVLIGETFMRAGSISDKINELRAV encoded by the coding sequence ATGATATTAGATAGGATAGTAGAACAGAAAAAACTCCAGTTGAATGAAGAAATGAAGCATCTTTCAATTGAAGGCTGGAAACAAAGGGTAAAGAGGTCGGGCCTGCATGCTGCACAGGACTTTTATAAAGCCATAAAACGTAAAGGTGAAATTTCTATTATAGCTGAAGTCAAAAAGGCATCACCTTCAAAAGGGGTTATCAAAGAGGATTTTGATCCAATAAAAATAGCCAAAGAATACAGTAATTCAAATGTCCAGGCAATATCGGTGCTGACGGAAAAGAATTTTTTCATGGGCAGTGATGACTATCTTGTAAAGATAAGACAGAATATTCCTGTACCGGTACTCAGAAAGGATTTCATTATTGACTTGTGGCAGGTGTATCAATCCAGATGCCTCGGTGCTGATGCAATATTGCTGATTGTTTCTATTCTCTCCGATGAAGAGTTAAAGAAATTTCAGCTTGTGGCAGGGATACTCGGTATGCAGTGCCTGGTTGAAGTGCATGACAGGGAAGAGCTTGACAGGGCTCTGGAAGCGGGTGCGAAAATTATAGGTATTAATAACAGGGATTTAAAGACCTTTAATGTGGACCTGAAAACGACAGAAAAGCTTATGAATTTTATTCCTCACGACAGGGCAGTAGTAAGTGAAAGCGGAATAAAAACTCCTGAGGATATGAGATACCTTAAAGAGCTTGGAGTTGATGCGGTGCTTATTGGTGAGACATTTATGCGTGCCGGGTCAATAAGTGATAAAATCAACGAACTGAGAGCGGTGTAG
- a CDS encoding phosphoribosylanthranilate isomerase: protein MVRVKICGLKRQEDILYVNKYKPDYVGFVFAESKRRLGIEAVKNLAGLLDGGIKKAGIFVDESMENVVHTVAECSLDIVQIHGNEPPEYIYGLKEKLKNCRLISRPEDIQVWKAIRVKDLESVGQMKYYDADAFVLDAFAEKAYGGIGKTFDWKLAIKAKSYGRIILAGGLNPGNIKEAMNMVEPFGVDVSSGVETEGYKDEEKIRDFIDVVKEWR, encoded by the coding sequence ATGGTAAGAGTAAAGATATGCGGTCTGAAAAGACAGGAAGACATACTGTATGTTAACAAGTACAAGCCTGATTATGTAGGATTTGTTTTTGCTGAAAGTAAGCGCAGGTTAGGGATAGAAGCTGTCAAGAATCTGGCAGGTTTGTTAGATGGAGGAATAAAAAAGGCAGGTATTTTTGTCGATGAAAGTATGGAAAACGTAGTACATACAGTAGCGGAATGCAGTCTTGATATTGTCCAGATACATGGAAATGAGCCTCCGGAATATATCTATGGTTTAAAAGAAAAGCTTAAAAACTGTAGATTGATTTCTCGACCAGAAGATATACAGGTTTGGAAAGCGATCAGGGTAAAGGATTTGGAATCTGTCGGACAAATGAAGTATTATGATGCAGACGCTTTTGTCCTTGATGCTTTTGCTGAAAAGGCATACGGGGGAATAGGAAAAACATTTGACTGGAAGCTTGCCATAAAGGCTAAAAGCTATGGAAGAATTATTTTGGCTGGCGGACTAAATCCCGGAAATATTAAAGAAGCTATGAATATGGTAGAGCCTTTTGGGGTAGATGTCAGTAGTGGTGTTGAAACTGAAGGCTATAAAGATGAAGAAAAAATAAGGGATTTTATAGATGTTGTAAAAGAGTGGAGGTAA
- the trpB gene encoding tryptophan synthase subunit beta — translation MAVNKKGRFGEFGGQYVPETLMNALIELESEYEKLKNDPEFIKELEFYFKEYAGRPSLLYYAEKMTKDLGGAKIYLKREDLNHTGSHKVNNVLGQVLVAKRMGKKRVIAETGAGQHGVATATAAALFGLECEVFMGREDMERQALNVFRMRLLGAEVRQVLSGTCTLKDACNEAMREWASRVNDTFYVLGSVMGPHPYPMMVRDFQSVIGKEVKEQIIEKEGRYPDYLLACVGGGSNAMGLFYPFIREEEVKLIGAEAAGEGIDTNMHAATLTKGSVGVLHGMKSYFLQDKDGQINPVYSISAGLDYPGIGPEHAYLYSSGRAQYVPVTDREAVEAFRYLTRTEGIIPAIESAHAVAYAMKIAPELPKSKIIVVNLSGRGDKDVYSIAKYMGENISEDNL, via the coding sequence ATGGCTGTAAATAAAAAGGGGCGTTTTGGAGAGTTTGGAGGTCAGTATGTTCCGGAAACGCTTATGAATGCGTTGATAGAGTTGGAATCAGAATATGAAAAGCTGAAAAACGATCCTGAATTCATAAAGGAATTAGAATTCTATTTCAAGGAGTATGCAGGAAGACCATCACTTTTGTACTATGCAGAAAAAATGACAAAAGATCTTGGCGGAGCAAAGATTTATCTTAAGAGGGAAGATCTAAACCACACAGGCTCACATAAGGTAAATAACGTACTAGGGCAGGTTCTTGTTGCTAAAAGGATGGGAAAGAAAAGGGTTATAGCTGAAACAGGAGCAGGTCAGCATGGTGTAGCAACTGCAACGGCTGCTGCATTGTTCGGATTGGAATGCGAAGTATTTATGGGTAGAGAAGACATGGAACGGCAGGCGCTTAATGTCTTCCGCATGAGGCTGCTTGGGGCTGAAGTGCGTCAGGTGCTTTCAGGAACCTGTACTTTAAAGGATGCTTGTAATGAAGCTATGCGGGAGTGGGCATCAAGAGTAAATGATACATTTTATGTACTTGGATCAGTAATGGGACCTCACCCGTATCCAATGATGGTTCGTGATTTTCAAAGCGTTATCGGGAAGGAAGTAAAGGAACAGATTATAGAGAAGGAAGGCAGGTATCCGGATTACCTCCTTGCATGTGTGGGTGGAGGCAGTAATGCCATGGGGTTGTTTTATCCGTTTATCAGAGAGGAAGAAGTGAAGCTTATAGGAGCTGAAGCTGCAGGCGAAGGTATTGATACCAATATGCATGCAGCGACTTTGACTAAAGGAAGCGTAGGCGTTTTGCACGGGATGAAATCTTACTTCCTTCAGGATAAGGATGGACAGATCAACCCTGTTTATTCTATTTCTGCTGGCCTGGATTATCCTGGTATAGGACCTGAACATGCCTATCTGTACAGCAGTGGCCGCGCACAATACGTACCTGTTACAGATAGAGAGGCTGTAGAAGCATTCAGATACCTTACAAGGACAGAGGGTATTATTCCGGCTATTGAGAGTGCCCATGCTGTAGCATATGCTATGAAGATAGCCCCCGAACTTCCAAAAAGCAAAATAATCGTTGTAAACTTGTCGGGCAGAGGGGACAAGGATGTCTATTCCATAGCGAAGTATATGGGAGAGAATATTTCGGAAGATAATTTATAA
- the trpA gene encoding tryptophan synthase subunit alpha: protein MNRIDQRFAELRKQNRKALITFITAGDPDLNTTRRLVKEMEEKGADIIELGIPYSDPIAEGPVIQRANARALGNGIKIKDIMETVREIRRDVKVPILYLLYFNCIFQYGPEKFFTDCRSCGVDGLIIPDLPYEEQGELDDLAVMYNVHLITLVTPTSKDRIEKISKNSKGFLYCVSSLGVTGIRSEFGTDFDEFFSYVNRVAEIPKAIGFGISNAEHIRKLKNYCDGLIIGSAIVKLVENGKNADQAVNNVGSFVQELRSAMDE, encoded by the coding sequence ATGAACAGGATAGATCAAAGGTTTGCAGAGTTAAGAAAACAAAACAGAAAAGCCCTGATAACCTTTATTACAGCCGGAGACCCGGATTTAAACACAACAAGAAGGCTGGTAAAAGAGATGGAAGAAAAGGGAGCAGATATCATAGAGCTTGGAATACCTTATTCAGATCCTATAGCTGAAGGACCTGTGATTCAGAGGGCAAATGCAAGGGCTCTTGGCAATGGAATCAAAATAAAGGATATTATGGAAACGGTTAGAGAAATCAGAAGGGATGTAAAAGTTCCCATACTCTATCTGCTTTATTTTAACTGCATTTTTCAATACGGTCCTGAAAAATTCTTTACGGACTGCCGGTCTTGCGGGGTAGACGGCTTGATTATTCCGGATCTGCCTTATGAGGAACAAGGTGAGTTAGATGATCTTGCAGTCATGTATAATGTTCACCTGATAACGTTGGTTACTCCGACTTCAAAAGACAGGATAGAAAAAATATCAAAAAACTCCAAAGGTTTTTTGTACTGTGTGTCTTCACTTGGGGTTACCGGCATAAGAAGTGAATTTGGTACTGATTTTGATGAATTCTTTTCGTATGTGAACAGGGTTGCAGAAATACCGAAAGCAATCGGTTTTGGAATATCAAATGCAGAGCATATCAGAAAGCTTAAGAACTACTGTGATGGCTTGATTATAGGAAGTGCCATTGTCAAGCTGGTAGAGAACGGTAAAAATGCAGATCAAGCTGTAAATAATGTAGGTTCGTTCGTTCAGGAACTGCGTAGTGCTATGGATGAATGA
- a CDS encoding tetratricopeptide repeat protein produces MKKCLSLVLIVFVVMNLLTATVFAAKPLTYKDYMKQGNTLMTQGKYQEAVQAYDKAIKLNSKYAEAYLKKGICLDYLEKYADAIKALDMAIKLNVKYAEAYFYKADVLSCQGKYAEAVKQYDLAIKYNSKYADAYCDKGHALFVLEKYDDALKAFDMAIKLAPKHSVAYMNKGSVLNRLGKTEEAIAAYDKAIQYNPKYVDAYVNKSMVLHDTGKYEEAIVVCDKAIKLDPENVDAYFYKGLSLNSLEKYEDALTALNRVLELDPEHTGAYANAVISLYYLKSYEEAVEVADYLISVDSKDVFAYYYKGISLADMGKDADAIAALDKAIELMPEVIAAYHKKGSILYKQGKYEEAINVLESALKIAPDDPTLYYNIACSYSLLNKPKEALENLKKAVELDESFKETAKADKDFDNIRNTDDYKAFIGG; encoded by the coding sequence ATGAAAAAATGTTTGAGCTTAGTTCTGATTGTATTTGTAGTTATGAATTTACTTACGGCAACTGTTTTTGCCGCCAAACCACTCACATATAAAGACTATATGAAGCAGGGAAACACACTGATGACACAGGGAAAATACCAGGAAGCTGTACAAGCTTATGATAAAGCAATAAAACTCAATTCGAAATATGCTGAAGCATATTTGAAAAAAGGAATATGCCTTGATTACCTGGAGAAATATGCGGATGCGATAAAAGCTCTTGACATGGCAATAAAACTGAATGTTAAGTATGCGGAAGCTTACTTTTACAAAGCTGACGTATTGTCCTGCCAGGGAAAATATGCTGAAGCAGTAAAACAGTATGATCTTGCAATCAAATACAATTCAAAATATGCTGATGCCTACTGCGATAAAGGGCATGCATTATTTGTTCTAGAAAAATATGATGACGCTCTTAAGGCTTTTGATATGGCGATAAAACTGGCACCAAAGCATTCTGTTGCATATATGAATAAGGGTTCTGTGCTAAATAGGCTTGGAAAAACTGAAGAGGCAATTGCTGCTTATGACAAGGCAATACAGTATAATCCCAAATATGTAGATGCTTATGTTAATAAAAGCATGGTTTTACATGATACAGGTAAGTATGAGGAAGCGATAGTTGTATGCGACAAAGCTATAAAGCTTGATCCTGAAAACGTTGATGCATACTTTTATAAAGGACTGTCACTAAACTCTCTGGAGAAATATGAGGATGCACTGACTGCACTTAACCGTGTTTTGGAGCTCGATCCCGAGCATACTGGGGCTTATGCAAATGCAGTAATTTCACTTTATTACTTAAAGAGTTATGAAGAGGCTGTAGAGGTTGCAGATTACTTGATAAGCGTGGACTCAAAAGATGTATTTGCATATTACTATAAAGGAATAAGTCTGGCAGATATGGGAAAGGATGCAGATGCCATAGCTGCACTGGATAAAGCAATTGAATTGATGCCGGAAGTCATAGCAGCGTATCACAAGAAAGGCAGTATATTATATAAACAGGGAAAATACGAAGAAGCTATAAATGTTCTAGAAAGTGCACTTAAAATAGCACCTGATGATCCTACATTATACTATAATATTGCATGCTCATACTCCCTGCTGAATAAGCCTAAAGAAGCGTTGGAAAACCTGAAAAAAGCTGTTGAACTTGATGAAAGTTTTAAGGAAACAGCAAAGGCTGACAAGGATTTTGACAATATCCGCAATACAGACGATTATAAAGCATTCATAGGCGGTTGA
- a CDS encoding response regulator transcription factor, translated as MNNKLKVLVIDDDINICELIRLYLEKEGYEVQPVYNGIKGLELFKEFTPNIVVLDIMLPGIDGWQVCREIRKISSIPIIMLTAKGETFDKVLGLELGADDYMVKPFEPKELVARVKAVLRRYEHKEADMQEIVYPNLVVNKSNYTVKLSGRNIELPPKELELLFFLASNPNKVFTREQLLEHVWGFDFYGDSRTVDVHVKRLREKIETENQKWQLKTVWGVGYKFEVK; from the coding sequence ATGAATAATAAATTGAAAGTATTGGTTATAGATGATGATATCAATATTTGTGAGCTGATCCGGCTATATCTTGAGAAGGAAGGTTATGAAGTTCAACCGGTATATAACGGAATAAAGGGTCTGGAATTATTTAAGGAATTTACGCCGAACATTGTCGTTTTGGATATTATGCTTCCGGGTATCGATGGCTGGCAGGTTTGCAGGGAAATCAGAAAAATCAGCAGCATACCGATAATCATGCTGACAGCAAAGGGGGAAACCTTTGACAAGGTTTTGGGTCTGGAGCTTGGTGCTGATGATTATATGGTGAAGCCTTTTGAGCCGAAGGAGCTGGTAGCAAGAGTAAAGGCTGTATTGAGACGGTATGAACACAAGGAAGCTGATATGCAGGAGATAGTATACCCAAACCTTGTTGTTAACAAATCAAACTATACCGTTAAGCTTAGTGGAAGAAATATAGAATTGCCCCCAAAAGAGCTGGAACTTTTATTCTTTCTGGCATCAAACCCAAACAAGGTATTTACAAGAGAGCAGCTTTTGGAACATGTCTGGGGTTTCGATTTTTATGGGGATTCAAGGACCGTAGATGTCCATGTAAAAAGATTAAGAGAAAAAATAGAGACGGAAAACCAGAAGTGGCAGCTGAAGACTGTATGGGGTGTAGGATATAAGTTTGAGGTGAAATGA